A single region of the Glycine max cultivar Williams 82 chromosome 20, Glycine_max_v4.0, whole genome shotgun sequence genome encodes:
- the LOC100776019 gene encoding peroxidase superfamily protein, with protein sequence MLYKSSVRPLKVVMANLLTVFLLIEVFAYGYSYGQYGLNTNYYLMSSCPFVEPVVKNIVNRALQDDPTLAAGLIRMHFHDCFIEGCDGSVLIDSTKDNTAEKDSPGNLSLRGFEVIDAIKEELERQCPGVVSCADILAMAARDAVFFAGGPVYDIPKGRKDGRRSKIEDTINLPFPTFNASELIKSFGQRGFSAQEMVALSGAHTLGVARCASFKNRLKQVDPTLDAQFAKTLARTCSSGDNAPQPFDATSNDFDNVYFNALLRRNGVLTSDQTLYNSPRTRNFVNAYAFNQAMFFFDFQQAMVKMGLLDVKDNSNGEVRENCRKIN encoded by the exons atgttgtacaAATCATCTGTGAGGCCTTTAAAGGTGGTCATGGCTAATTTGCTTACAGTGTTTTTGCTAATTGAGGTGTTTGCATATGGCTACAGTTACGGACAATATGGCTTAAACACGAATTACTACTTGATGAGCTCTTGTCCTTTTGTTGAACCTGTTGTTAAGAACATTGTCAACAGAGCTTTGCAGGATGATCCCACCCTAGCAGCTGGTCTGATTAGAATGCACTTTCACGACTGCTTCATTGAg GGATGCGATGGCTCTGTTCTGATTGACTCCACTAAGGATAATACAGCAGAAAAGGATTCTCCAGGGAATTTGAGCCTGAGAGGCTTTGAAGTCATAGATGCCATCAAAGAAGAGCTTGAAAGACAATGCCCTGGGGTGGTTTCATGCGCTGATATTCTTGCCATGGCTGCTAGAGATGCAGTTTTCTTT GCTGGAGGCCCAGTGTATGACATACCTAAAGGAAGAAAGGATGGAAGAAGATCCAAAATTGAGGATACTATCAATTTGCCATTCCCTACTTTCAATGCCTCTGAGCTCATTAAGTCGTTTGGTCAACGTGGTTTTTCTGCACAAGAGATGGTTGCCCTCTCTG GGGCTCATACACTAGGAGTGGCAAGGTGTGCTTCTTTCAAGAACCGATTGAAACAAGTGGATCCAACTTTGGATGCACAATTTGCCAAGACACTAGCGAGAACATGCAGTTCCGGCGACAACGCACCGCAGCCATTCGATGCCACGAGCAACGATTTTGACAACGTTTACTTCAACGCTTTGTTGAGGAGAAATGGGGTTCTTACATCAGACCAAACACTCTACAATAGCCCCAGAACCAGGAACTTTGTGAATGCTTATGCATTCAACCAAGCCAtgttcttctttgatttccaaCAAGCTATGGTCAAGATGGGCCTGCTTGATGTCAAAGACAATTCCAACGGTGAAGTAAGAGAAAATTGCCGCAAAATAAACTGA
- the LOC100793926 gene encoding zinc-finger homeodomain protein 4, whose amino-acid sequence MESSNFHADKMEDKKIIIRYKECLKNHAAAIGGNATDGCGEFMAAGEEGTLEALKCSACNCHRNFHRKEIESSDSNAIPLMIIPDTTQIIRPILAHLSPNKSGSISPSDLSDEKENEDGMMIKEVENPNEKVKKRFRTKFTQEQKEKMLAFAERAGWRIQKLDESLVQKFCQEIGIKRRVLKVWMHNNKNTFAKRNPSTS is encoded by the coding sequence ATGGAGTCTAGCAATTTTCATGCTGACAAAATGgaagataaaaagataattataagaTACAAGGAATGTCTGAAGAACCATGCAGCTGCAATTGGTGGCAATGCAACTGATGGCTGTGGTGAGTTCATGGCTGCTGGAGAAGAAGGCACCCTTGAAGCTCTCAAGTGCTCAGCTTGCAATTGCCACAGAAACTTTCACAGAAAAGAGATAGAGTCTTCTGATTCTAATGCCATTCCTTTGATGATTATTCCTGACACTACTCAGATAATAAGACCAATTTTGGCTCATTTATCTCCCAACAAAAGTGGCTCAATTAGTCCTTCTGATTTGTCTGATGAGAAGGAAAACGAAGATGGGATGATGATTAAGGAGGTGGAAAATCCAAATGAGAAGGTGAAGAAGAGGTTCAGAACCAAGTTCACACAAGAACAGAAGGAGAAGATGTTGGCTTTTGCAGAAAGAGCAGGGTGGAGGATACAGAAGCTAGATGAATCATTGGTGCAGAAGTTTTGCCAAGAGATTGGAATCAAAAGAAGAGTCCTCAAAGTGTGGATGCACAATAACAAGAACACTTTCGCCAAGAGAAATCCCTCAACTAGCTAG
- the LOC100794971 gene encoding ribosomal lysine N-methyltransferase 3, with the protein MASRRLRAFKRWMKSKGLEWSDALEFVDTPEEGVEVRALCQLKEGDVVAKMPKEACLTTKTSGARKIIEEAGLDGHLGLAFAIMYERSLDGDSPFAGYLQLLPHQECVPIVWTLDEVNELLCGTELHQTVQEDKALIYDDWKENILPLLDLAPLKLNPKFFGVEQYFAAKSLISSRSFEIDDYHGFGMVPLADLFNHKTGAEDVHFTAMSSNDESDTDVDGCNDDEGIVKEETLAQNSSIDMTVLNNGNCNVSDSDSSSVSDGDTSMLEMIMIKDVSSGTEVFNTYGLLGNAALLHRYGFTEQDNSYDIVNIDMELVLQWCTSVFSDRHSRARVSLWRKLGYSACGSQNSEYFEISFDGEPQIELLVLLHIMLLPDNAYHKLDLSVAGNCDESSGTTFLNGNIFPSKAFNMSKKSLLPKKVCDVLSSLADMRESLYGLKSIEDDIEALGRCSLVRERKLYHSLMLRINERKILQRLRNYASQPFKNKITNHSSPRKKLKRTTKKTS; encoded by the exons ATGGCTTCCAG GCGTTTGAGGGCATTCAAGCGGTGGATGAAGTCGAAGGGGCTCGAATGGAGCGATGCACTGGAGTTTGTGGACACCCCAGAAGAAGGAGTTGAAGTGAGAGCATTGTGCCAGTTGAAGGAAGGTGATGTTGTGGCCAAGATGCcaaaggaagcttgcctcaccACAAAGACCAGTGGGGCACGTAAGATCATTGAAGAGGCTGGTTTGGATGGTCATTTGGGGCTTGCATTTGCTATCATGTATGAGAGAAGCTTGGATGGGGACTCTCCTTTTGCTGGCTACCTTCAACTCTTGCCTCACCAAGAGTGTGTGCCAATTGTTTGGACCCTCGATGAAGTAAACGAGCTTTTGTGTGGTACTGAGCTTCATCAG ACAGTGCAAGAAGACAAGGCTCTGATTTATGATGACTGGAAAGAGAATATTCTACCCCTATTGGATTTAGCACCTTTAAAACTAAATCCAAAGTTCTTTGGCGTAGAACAATACTTTGCAGCAAAAAGTCTTATATCTTCACGATCTTTTGAGATTGATGATTACCATGGTTTTGGCATGGTTCCCTTGGCAGATCT ATTCAATCATAAAACAGGTGCCGAGGATGTGCATTTCACTGCTATGTCCTCTAATGATGAGTCTGATACTGATGTTGATGGCTGTAACGATGATGAGGGCATTGTCAAGGAAGAAACATTGGCTCAAAATTCCTCTATAGATATGACCGTGTTAAATAATGGGAACTGCAATGTTAGTGACTCGGATAGTTCTTCAGTTAGTGATGGTGATACTTCTATGCTGGAGATGATTATGATAAAAGATGTCAGCAGTGGAACTGAG GTATTTAATACTTATGGGCTATTGGGTAATGCTGCTTTGcttcatagatatggatttaCTGAGCAAGATAATTCCTATGATATTGTAAACATAGATATGGAACTGGTACTTCAATGGTGTACTTCTGTGTTTTCTGACCGCCACAGTAGAGCAAGAGTTTCCCTTTGGAGAAAGTTAGGCTATTCTGCATGTGGCAGCCAAAACTCTGAATATTTTGAGATCTCATTTGATGGAGAACCACAGATTGAACTCCTCGTTTTATTGCACATCATGTTATTACCAGATAATGCCTACCATAAGTTAGACCTATCGGTTGCTGGAAATTGTGATGAATCAAGTGGAACCACCTTTCTGAATGGTAATATCTTTCCTAGTAAAGCATTTAATATGAGCAAGAAATCCTTGCTGCCTAAAAAAGTTTGTGATGTCCTGTCGTCACTTGCTGATATGAGGGAGAGTCTCTATGGCTTGAAATCAATTGAAGATGATATTGAGGCATTGGGAAGGTGTAGTTTAGTTAGAGAGAGAAAGCTGTATCATTCTTTGATGCTGCGCATCAATGAAAGGAAGATCCTCCAGAGGCTCAGAAATTATGCTTCACagccatttaaaaataaaatcactaaCCATAGTTCTCCGAGGAAGAAGTTGAAAAGAACAACAAAGAAAACGAGTTGA